In the genome of Candidatus Cloacimonadota bacterium, the window GGAATCCAATCCCATACGACTATTGGCTGCGGCATATACATAATGTTGAAAAGGGTGTTTCACTTCCAACTCGGGATAAGGAATAGATGACGGGAGAGACTGGGGTACAAATGCTCGTAAACTATCTTGTGAAGAGCTTTCTTGGCTGTATGGCAAAGCTTTTTTATAAAGGAATATCTTTACTTGGCTCTCTCCGCTAACTTCTAGATCTGGCAAAACCTGGATCTGCGCCCAAAGCTTAGAAAACAATACTACTATCAGGATTATGATAAGCTTTTTCACTCTACCACCTCCTGCAAAAGTTCATCAAGTTCTGATAGGTGTTTTTCGGATAGCATTGGAGTATAATCCCAAAGCAATAGTTTCGCTTCTTCTTGGGCACCGGATTTGAGATAAGATAGCACCTCATAATAAGCAGCAAGATTTTGAATATCTTTGAAATCTGAAAACAGAAGTAGTATCTTCTGCAACTCATCTATGGCATCCAAGTATTGATCTTCGTTATGTAGAATTATCGCCTTTTGCAAAAAAGCTAAAGCATGATCGTGGGAATTTAGGCTTTCATTAATTATTGAATCTGCCAGTTCATTTGCATCGTTATAAGCTTGAGTGTATACTAGATAGTCCAAGAGTATCAGCCTGGCTGCAGGAATTTGCAATACAAAGCTTTCCCCTTCTGCCCAAATCTCTTCAAATTCCATGTAATTTGCAGCTACGGAAGCATTAAGAGCTTTATACCACAGTTCCGGACTGGGTTGAGCTTTGAACGCATCGCGGAATTTCATTATGGCATCGTCGTAGTTTTGCAGCAAAACATCCACGTCTGCCCATGCAACTAAAGCTTGAAGATCCAGTGTATCTGAATATAGCGTGCTTAAGAGCGAATCTGCCCGGTTATATTCGTTTAGGTGGATTAAGCTTTCAGCCATGAGAAGTTCTACATCATTACGTTTATACTCAGGAAAATCCTGCCGTAAGCCTTCAGCTTGTTCTAGAACACTGTCCCACTCATCCAATTCTACATATTGCTTGGTAAGCAAATAGCTTAGCTCAAAACGAATAAATTGGCTTTCGAAAGTATCGATCATAGCAGATACTTCATCGATGATACCAATTCTTTCTACTCTGCCTAAAGAAAGATCCAGTCCAGTAAATACTTCTCGCAGAAGAGCCTGATCTGTAGGGCCAAAACTTTTGGTATTACGAAATCTATTCAATATATTCAGATAATCTTGAATGGCTTGGTTAAAGTTACCCATATTGAAATAGCTGTTCGCTACATCGGCCAAGACTGGCAAAAAGTACTGCGAATTCGGATAGGTTTTCAAAAATTGGTCGAAGAGATCTAATGCCAAATGATAATCACCTGCCGAATAAGCAGATTTAGCACCCAAGTATAAGTAGGTATCTGCACTCTCCTCACCTTCATATAACTCCATATAAAGCGTTGTAGCTTCACTAAAGCGCTTTTGTTGATACAAACAAAGAGCTCTATAGCTTTTTGCTTCGCTAATTTTTAACGAGTCATCCGTGCCATTTTCAGCTTTCTGGAAACTCTGCAAAGCTGCATCATATTCTTTGCGAATAAAGTGGATATGCCCCTCTAAAATCAATGAATCGTAACTAGGCGCCAATCTTGCCAGCCAGGGTTCAACGTCATTGTAACGTCCCAGATAATAATAAGTTTGAGCAATGCGTAAAATTGCCTCTGAGTTTTCTGGCTCAGCTTTAACAATTTCCAAAAAAGCATCTAATGCCTGATGGTAATTCGCCATGAAGTAATCTATCTCTGCAAGATAAAACTCCGCAGAAGGAACATGAGTAGATGCCGGATATATATCTATTAGTTGGCGAAATGCCGCTGAAGCCAGGGGATAATCTTTCTTTTCGTGATACAAATATCCCAGATAATATAGGGCAGTATCTCTATCTTTCCCAGTGGGATAGAGATTAAGATAGCGATTGAAAGCATTTAGAGACATACTGGAATCGCGCGCTTTTAACCAAGACATTGCCACCATCAAATCGATATCTGCCATAATTAAACGATTATCGGTTTCAGCCCTCGCAGAAGCAAAATACTTCAGTGCCTCAGAATAATCCTTTTTCTGATATGCAAAAAAGCCCATTGTGAATAACTGCTCTGCTTTGAGAAGACTATTCGACTTATTATTAATAAATTCAGCAAGCTGAAGGGTCGCCGATGTGGGCTCAGATTTGAATAGGAGCTTAAGCCGCTCAAGATAGCTAAGCACTTTGATCTCAGCTCTGGCAGATGCTACCAACTCGGTTAATATAGAATCTGCTTCACTTATCTGCTTATTCTGTATCGATATAA includes:
- a CDS encoding tetratricopeptide repeat protein, whose amino-acid sequence is MPKYKALVLFLILGFSFTHKLIAQTSSPNNIERYAYQYIIELYDRGESGRLINEINSFQARYPQSIYRNHLRFISANLQYEEEDFIAALRIYDDLLKEDIDLHLRHNVYLYRALNLIGMQSFTDAMNQLQVLESETKDSFLLAQANLYKGKLYKELGQYYSAMQAYQNALKLNPDPDIEYEYFEVLVKLGKETEAEQLLEGVNPQSHVYSASHTIWAKYLLDNNRFMDFDEHLAGIPELWNEPNIELLRIRKEISVQNFIKAQNILVSSNNEHEDFLYYKAIISIQNKQISEADSILTELVASARAEIKVLSYLERLKLLFKSEPTSATLQLAEFINNKSNSLLKAEQLFTMGFFAYQKKDYSEALKYFASARAETDNRLIMADIDLMVAMSWLKARDSSMSLNAFNRYLNLYPTGKDRDTALYYLGYLYHEKKDYPLASAAFRQLIDIYPASTHVPSAEFYLAEIDYFMANYHQALDAFLEIVKAEPENSEAILRIAQTYYYLGRYNDVEPWLARLAPSYDSLILEGHIHFIRKEYDAALQSFQKAENGTDDSLKISEAKSYRALCLYQQKRFSEATTLYMELYEGEESADTYLYLGAKSAYSAGDYHLALDLFDQFLKTYPNSQYFLPVLADVANSYFNMGNFNQAIQDYLNILNRFRNTKSFGPTDQALLREVFTGLDLSLGRVERIGIIDEVSAMIDTFESQFIRFELSYLLTKQYVELDEWDSVLEQAEGLRQDFPEYKRNDVELLMAESLIHLNEYNRADSLLSTLYSDTLDLQALVAWADVDVLLQNYDDAIMKFRDAFKAQPSPELWYKALNASVAANYMEFEEIWAEGESFVLQIPAARLILLDYLVYTQAYNDANELADSIINESLNSHDHALAFLQKAIILHNEDQYLDAIDELQKILLLFSDFKDIQNLAAYYEVLSYLKSGAQEEAKLLLWDYTPMLSEKHLSELDELLQEVVE